Proteins from a genomic interval of Youhaiella tibetensis:
- a CDS encoding EAL domain-containing protein, with the protein MQAGLGDQQADEAGELLLNAALESIPYGFCVWSPKFRLVMWNRHYLDIYNFPSRSIRKGMTLEEVVELSSQMGNHPDQTVSEFYEAYTHQLLANRGGARAKEREVLAGDRTIESAHVYAPGLGWVVTHEDVTEEIAESEIIQRRKHELERQNIRLEAAVNNISQGLCMYDAKGRLVICNEPYQRIYNLPEDYLAPGTQLEAILGWLFDQGMSSNENREDYIRWRREVIANGEYGKNTHELNGRTIMMQHHPMKDGGWVSTHEDITEQRQHEARIRHLARHDGLTDLPNRIQFLEEMAQLETGLKRGEQAAVLCIDLDHFKAVNDTLGHAIGDEVLKQVSARLWGTTRETDILARLGGDEFSLLLRPVEHPADAAKVAERIVKAIAAPFQIQGHHILIGASVGIAMAPSDGKATDTLMKNADLACYKAKSEGRSAFHFFEAGMDADLQKRRVIEQGLRLAISRDELRLVFQPLVGLEENRVTCFEALLRWDHAEMGTVSPAEFIPIAEETGLIVQIGEWVLRQACRTAATWPADVRVAVNLSPIQFKNRKLGELVRAVLAETGLPATRLELEITESLLLADNEQTLQTLHSLRALGVRISMDDFGTGYSSLSYLRSFPFDKIKIDRSFMADLDSKGDSLAIIKAVIGLGHSLGMSTTAEGVETEEQLQAVRDQGCNEVQGFLFSPPIGADAVHALLHREAARANQVRKAS; encoded by the coding sequence ATGCAGGCGGGTTTGGGGGACCAGCAGGCAGACGAAGCCGGTGAGCTGCTGCTCAACGCGGCGCTCGAGAGCATTCCTTACGGCTTTTGCGTATGGAGTCCGAAGTTCCGCCTCGTCATGTGGAACCGGCACTATCTGGATATCTACAACTTTCCGTCCAGGAGCATCCGCAAGGGCATGACGCTCGAGGAGGTCGTCGAGCTTTCGTCCCAGATGGGCAACCATCCGGACCAGACGGTTTCCGAATTCTACGAAGCCTATACCCATCAGCTGCTGGCCAATCGCGGCGGGGCGCGCGCCAAGGAGCGCGAGGTGCTGGCCGGCGACCGCACCATCGAGAGCGCCCATGTCTATGCGCCGGGCCTGGGTTGGGTGGTGACCCACGAGGACGTGACCGAGGAAATCGCCGAGAGCGAGATCATCCAGCGCCGCAAGCACGAGCTCGAGCGTCAGAACATTCGCCTGGAAGCTGCGGTCAACAACATCTCCCAGGGCCTTTGCATGTACGACGCCAAGGGGCGCCTGGTCATCTGCAACGAGCCCTATCAGCGCATCTACAACCTGCCCGAGGACTATCTGGCGCCCGGCACCCAGCTCGAGGCCATCCTGGGCTGGCTGTTCGACCAGGGCATGAGCTCGAACGAGAACCGCGAGGACTATATCCGCTGGCGGCGCGAGGTCATCGCCAATGGCGAATACGGCAAGAACACCCACGAGCTCAACGGGCGCACCATCATGATGCAGCACCATCCCATGAAGGATGGCGGCTGGGTGTCGACCCACGAGGACATTACCGAGCAGCGCCAGCACGAGGCCCGCATCCGGCACCTGGCGCGCCATGACGGCCTGACGGACCTGCCCAACCGCATCCAGTTCCTGGAGGAAATGGCCCAGCTCGAAACCGGCCTCAAGCGCGGCGAGCAGGCAGCGGTTCTCTGCATCGACCTCGACCACTTCAAGGCGGTCAACGACACCCTGGGCCACGCCATCGGCGACGAGGTGCTAAAGCAGGTGTCCGCCCGCCTCTGGGGCACGACCCGCGAGACCGATATCCTGGCACGCCTGGGCGGGGACGAGTTCTCGCTCCTGCTCCGGCCCGTCGAGCACCCGGCCGACGCCGCCAAGGTGGCCGAGCGCATCGTCAAGGCCATCGCCGCGCCCTTCCAGATCCAGGGCCATCATATTCTCATCGGCGCCAGCGTCGGCATCGCCATGGCGCCGAGCGACGGCAAGGCCACCGACACGCTCATGAAGAACGCCGACCTCGCCTGCTACAAGGCCAAGAGCGAAGGCCGCTCGGCCTTCCACTTCTTCGAGGCCGGCATGGATGCCGACCTCCAGAAGCGGCGGGTCATCGAGCAGGGACTGCGCCTGGCCATTTCGCGCGACGAGCTGCGTCTGGTCTTCCAGCCCCTGGTTGGCCTCGAGGAGAACCGGGTCACCTGCTTTGAGGCGCTGCTGCGCTGGGACCATGCCGAGATGGGCACGGTCTCGCCTGCCGAGTTCATCCCCATCGCCGAGGAAACCGGGCTCATCGTCCAGATCGGGGAATGGGTGCTGCGCCAGGCCTGCCGCACCGCCGCCACCTGGCCGGCCGATGTGCGCGTGGCCGTCAACCTCTCGCCCATCCAGTTCAAGAACCGCAAGCTGGGCGAACTGGTGCGGGCCGTCCTGGCCGAAACCGGCCTGCCCGCCACCCGGCTCGAGCTCGAGATCACCGAGTCCCTGCTGCTGGCCGACAACGAGCAGACCCTGCAGACCCTGCACAGCCTGCGCGCCCTGGGCGTGCGCATCTCCATGGACGATTTCGGCACCGGCTACTCGTCCCTGAGCTATCTGCGCTCCTTCCCCTTCGACAAGATCAAGATCGACCGCTCCTTCATGGCCGACCTCGACAGCAAGGGCGATAGCCTGGCCATCATCAAGGCGGTGATCGGGCTGGGCCATTCGCTGGGCATGTCGACCACCGCCGAGGGCGTCGAGACCGAGGAACAGCTCCAGGCCGTGCGCGACCAGGGCTGCAACGAGGTCCAGGGGTTCCTGTTCAGCCCGCCCATCGGCGCGGACGCCGTCCACGCCCTGCTCCATCGGGAAGCTGCCCGCGCCAACCAGGTCCGCAAGGCCTCCTAA
- a CDS encoding gamma-glutamylcyclotransferase, with the protein MDAPYDTSTHWVFGYGSLIWNPGFRFAGSQIARLRGAHRSLCIYSTHHRGTPERPGLVFGLVHGGSCQGMAFEVTHEDWLEVRDYLRAREQVTSVYREAIRPVQLADGRSVAALTYLVDESHMQYAGRLAVEEQLRLVRDSHGSSGPNTEYVVNTAEHLERLGIRDRGLLELAQLLKAAAAMA; encoded by the coding sequence ATGGACGCGCCTTACGACACGAGCACGCACTGGGTTTTCGGCTATGGCTCACTGATCTGGAATCCGGGGTTCCGGTTCGCCGGCAGCCAGATCGCGCGCCTGCGCGGCGCGCACAGGAGCCTGTGCATCTATTCCACCCACCATCGCGGCACCCCGGAACGGCCCGGGCTGGTCTTCGGGCTGGTGCATGGCGGCTCGTGCCAGGGCATGGCCTTCGAGGTGACGCACGAGGACTGGCTGGAGGTGCGCGACTACCTGCGCGCCCGCGAGCAGGTGACCAGCGTCTATCGCGAGGCCATCCGCCCCGTGCAGCTCGCCGACGGACGCTCGGTGGCGGCGCTGACCTATCTGGTCGATGAAAGCCACATGCAATATGCCGGGCGCCTTGCCGTCGAGGAACAGCTGCGCCTCGTGCGCGACAGCCACGGCTCGTCGGGCCCCAATACCGAATATGTGGTCAATACCGCCGAGCACCTGGAACGGCTGGGCATACGCGACCGCGGGCTCCTCGAACTGGCGCAGCTGCTCAAGGCCGCTGCCGCCATGGCGTAG
- a CDS encoding DUF2125 domain-containing protein, with protein MKRIIILACVVALVVLAWSGAWLFVASEVKKQVANLAEADGVTNPKITCAELSTGGYPFAMDVYCRGATVQLQDVTAELAEVRASVLVYQPTHALILASAPLTLKDAFSGNEQRLDFTMAEASARLDGWRIARISVHVENPAFFNTLPSDELIARASLAELHLLDIPEQHEPEKGLAALAIYAPVENLVMPGLQIADGKISVEAELNGLPDDVRALNEPDIVRRWQGAGGTLKLVSVQASDADTFIKASGNLALDAQMRAQGQVQLQSKGIVERLGDRIPGTIRTILLGQQAPDGSYGQTITIRAGVVLVGLIPVGMIPPLL; from the coding sequence ATGAAGCGAATCATCATCCTTGCCTGCGTCGTCGCCTTGGTCGTCCTTGCCTGGTCGGGGGCGTGGCTGTTCGTTGCCAGTGAAGTCAAAAAGCAGGTGGCGAACCTCGCAGAGGCCGATGGGGTAACCAACCCGAAAATCACCTGCGCCGAGCTTTCGACGGGCGGGTATCCGTTCGCCATGGATGTCTATTGCCGGGGCGCGACGGTGCAGTTGCAGGACGTCACCGCCGAACTCGCCGAAGTGCGCGCCAGCGTCCTCGTCTACCAGCCCACCCATGCCCTGATCCTCGCCAGCGCTCCCCTCACGCTCAAGGATGCCTTTAGCGGCAATGAGCAGCGGCTCGATTTCACCATGGCAGAGGCCAGTGCGCGCCTCGATGGCTGGCGCATTGCCCGCATCTCGGTCCATGTCGAGAACCCGGCCTTCTTCAACACGCTGCCGAGCGACGAACTCATCGCCAGGGCGAGCCTGGCCGAACTCCACCTGCTCGACATTCCCGAGCAGCACGAGCCCGAAAAGGGCCTGGCGGCGCTCGCCATCTACGCCCCGGTCGAGAACCTGGTGATGCCGGGGCTGCAGATCGCCGATGGCAAGATCAGCGTGGAGGCCGAGCTCAACGGCCTGCCCGACGACGTACGGGCCCTCAACGAGCCCGATATCGTGCGGCGCTGGCAGGGGGCGGGCGGCACGCTCAAGCTGGTCAGCGTCCAGGCTTCCGATGCCGATACCTTCATCAAGGCTTCGGGCAACCTGGCGCTCGATGCGCAGATGCGCGCCCAGGGACAGGTCCAGCTCCAGTCCAAGGGGATCGTCGAGCGCCTGGGCGACCGCATTCCGGGGACGATCCGCACGATCCTGCTCGGCCAGCAGGCGCCCGACGGCTCATACGGCCAGACCATCACCATCCGTGCCGGTGTCGTACTGGTCGGCCTCATCCCCGTCGGCATGATCCCGCCACTGCTCTAG
- a CDS encoding lysophospholipid acyltransferase family protein: MFIQSLRSALFYLLFLGQTVILAIVVGTIAIIARRRVELNWRIGQYWGESNKALLRWIVGIRTEVAGSENIPPGGCILAAKHQSDWDIFAILPYTVRPAFIAKKELMNIPFFGWAAASLDTITIDRSRGGQAIPAMMEDARGAIARGCRIVIFPEGTRRAPLAEPDYKWGLARMYVELGVPVVPVALNSGLFWGRNSLILWPGTARAEFLPAIEPGLTLEQFQSQLVQTIETNSDRLALDAVDKGLSRPVTPQLRERIEAARVRTGRQA; encoded by the coding sequence TTGTTCATCCAGTCCCTGCGTTCGGCGCTTTTCTACCTGCTGTTTCTCGGCCAGACCGTGATCCTGGCGATCGTGGTGGGCACCATCGCCATCATCGCGCGCCGCCGGGTCGAGCTCAACTGGCGCATCGGCCAGTATTGGGGGGAATCCAACAAGGCCCTGCTGCGCTGGATCGTCGGTATCCGCACCGAGGTCGCCGGCAGCGAGAACATTCCGCCGGGCGGCTGCATCCTTGCGGCCAAGCACCAGAGCGACTGGGATATCTTCGCCATCCTGCCCTATACGGTCCGCCCCGCCTTCATCGCCAAGAAGGAGCTGATGAACATTCCGTTCTTCGGCTGGGCCGCCGCCTCGCTCGACACCATCACCATCGATCGCTCGCGCGGCGGGCAGGCCATCCCGGCCATGATGGAGGATGCGCGCGGCGCGATCGCCCGCGGCTGCCGCATCGTCATCTTCCCCGAAGGCACGCGGCGCGCCCCCCTGGCCGAGCCCGACTACAAGTGGGGCCTGGCCCGCATGTATGTGGAACTGGGCGTGCCCGTGGTGCCGGTGGCGCTCAATTCCGGCCTCTTCTGGGGACGCAATTCGCTGATCCTGTGGCCGGGCACGGCCCGCGCCGAGTTCCTGCCGGCGATCGAGCCCGGCCTTACGCTCGAGCAATTTCAGAGCCAACTCGTCCAAACCATTGAAACCAATTCGGACCGGCTTGCGTTGGATGCAGTAGACAAGGGCCTCAGCCGCCCCGTCACCCCGCAATTGCGGGAACGGATCGAGGCGGCGAGGGTCCGGACCGGGCGTCAGGCCTGA
- the typA gene encoding translational GTPase TypA, whose product MSLRNIAIIAHVDHGKTTLIDVLLKQSGSFRENQRVEERAMDSNDLERERGITILAKVTSLVWKDTRINIVDTPGHADFGGEVERILSMVDGVVILVDAAEGPMPQTKFVLGKALAQGLRPIVAINKIDRTDERHLEVLEEIFDLFIALDATPEQLDFPVLYGSGRNGWMAYEPDGKRESMAPLLDKVVEYVPEPKVEEGPFRMLVTTIERNPFLGRVLTGRITSGTVKAGDPVHTLDRSGKEVEKGRVSKVLAFRGLERTPIDLGEAGDIVAIAGLEDSTVANTICAPAVSEPLVTKPIDPPTLSVTFRINDGPLAGREGDKVQSRVIRERLLREAEGNVAIRVTEGDDNDSFDVAGRGELQLAVLIENMRREGFELTIGRPKVVLREEDGVKLEPIEEVIIDVDDEHSGVVVQKLTERKGELVDMRPSGVNRTRLRFFVPTRSLIGYQPELLSDTRGTAIFNRLFHEYAPFKGALPGRRTGVLISNATGVSVTYALWNLEDRGPMMIEGGVDVYEGMIIGEHNRENDLEVNPLKGKQLTNIRTTSKDEAVKLTTPKKLTLEQSLGYIADDEYVEVTPKSIRLRKIALDPNERKKLMRAKAAS is encoded by the coding sequence ATGTCCCTGCGCAATATCGCCATTATCGCCCACGTCGACCATGGCAAGACCACCCTCATCGACGTGCTGCTCAAGCAGTCCGGCTCGTTCCGCGAAAACCAGCGCGTCGAAGAGCGCGCCATGGACTCCAACGACCTGGAGCGCGAGCGCGGCATTACCATCCTCGCCAAGGTGACCTCCCTCGTCTGGAAGGATACCCGCATCAATATCGTGGACACGCCCGGCCACGCCGACTTCGGCGGTGAAGTCGAGCGCATCCTCTCGATGGTGGACGGCGTGGTGATCCTGGTGGACGCGGCCGAAGGCCCCATGCCCCAGACCAAGTTCGTGCTCGGCAAGGCGCTGGCCCAGGGCCTGCGGCCCATCGTGGCGATCAACAAGATCGACCGCACCGACGAGCGGCACCTGGAAGTCCTCGAAGAAATCTTCGACCTCTTCATTGCCCTGGACGCCACCCCCGAGCAGCTCGACTTCCCGGTGCTTTACGGTTCGGGCCGCAATGGCTGGATGGCCTACGAGCCCGATGGCAAGCGCGAATCCATGGCCCCGCTCCTCGACAAGGTCGTCGAATACGTGCCCGAGCCCAAGGTGGAAGAAGGCCCTTTCCGCATGCTCGTGACCACCATCGAGCGCAACCCGTTCCTGGGCCGCGTCCTGACCGGCCGCATCACCTCGGGCACCGTCAAGGCGGGCGACCCCGTCCACACCCTCGACCGCTCGGGCAAGGAAGTGGAAAAGGGCCGCGTCTCCAAGGTCCTGGCCTTCCGCGGCCTCGAGCGCACCCCGATCGACCTGGGCGAAGCCGGCGACATCGTCGCCATTGCCGGCCTTGAGGATTCCACCGTCGCCAACACCATCTGCGCGCCGGCCGTTTCCGAGCCGCTGGTGACCAAGCCGATCGACCCGCCGACCCTGTCGGTCACCTTCCGCATCAATGACGGCCCGCTGGCCGGCCGCGAAGGCGACAAGGTGCAGTCCCGCGTCATCCGCGAGCGCCTGCTGCGCGAAGCGGAGGGCAACGTGGCCATCCGCGTCACCGAAGGCGACGACAACGATTCCTTCGACGTCGCCGGCCGCGGCGAACTCCAGCTCGCCGTGCTCATCGAGAACATGCGCCGCGAAGGGTTCGAACTCACCATCGGCCGCCCGAAGGTGGTGCTGCGCGAGGAAGACGGCGTCAAGCTCGAGCCCATCGAGGAAGTCATCATCGACGTCGATGACGAGCATTCGGGCGTCGTGGTCCAGAAGCTCACCGAGCGCAAGGGCGAGCTGGTGGACATGCGTCCGTCCGGCGTCAACCGCACGCGCCTGCGCTTCTTCGTGCCGACCCGTTCGCTCATCGGCTACCAGCCCGAACTGCTCTCGGACACCCGCGGCACGGCGATCTTCAACCGCCTCTTCCACGAATACGCCCCCTTCAAGGGCGCGCTGCCGGGCCGCCGCACGGGCGTCCTGATCTCGAACGCCACCGGCGTTTCGGTGACCTATGCGCTCTGGAACCTGGAAGACCGCGGCCCGATGATGATCGAAGGCGGCGTGGACGTCTACGAAGGCATGATCATCGGCGAGCACAACCGGGAAAACGACCTGGAAGTGAACCCGCTCAAGGGCAAGCAGCTCACCAACATCCGCACCACCTCGAAAGACGAGGCGGTCAAACTTACGACACCCAAGAAGCTCACGCTCGAACAGTCGCTCGGCTATATCGCCGACGACGAGTATGTCGAGGTCACGCCCAAGTCGATTCGGCTGCGCAAGATCGCCCTCGACCCCAATGAGCGCAAGAAGCTGATGCGCGCCAAGGCCGCCAGCTAA
- a CDS encoding DedA family protein: MSDWIIGFITEQGYLGIFLLMVLENLFPPIPSELIMPFAGFAAAEGNLGFAGVVIAGVLGSLVGTLPWYLVARWLGLERLKKLADRFGRIATISAADIDDANRWFARYGRLTVLFGRLVPAIRTLISIPAGLAAMPFAPFVACTALGSFVWTLFLTGAGYVLHEGYHLVEAWVDPATKVIVVLLVAVYLYRFVTWKRSDAS; this comes from the coding sequence ATGAGCGATTGGATTATCGGGTTCATCACCGAGCAGGGTTATCTCGGCATCTTTCTGCTGATGGTTCTCGAAAATCTCTTCCCGCCCATCCCGTCCGAACTGATCATGCCCTTCGCCGGCTTTGCGGCGGCGGAGGGCAACCTGGGCTTCGCGGGCGTGGTGATCGCCGGCGTGCTGGGCTCGCTGGTGGGCACGCTCCCCTGGTATCTGGTGGCCCGCTGGCTGGGGCTTGAGCGCCTCAAGAAACTGGCCGACCGCTTCGGTCGCATCGCCACCATCTCGGCCGCCGACATCGACGACGCCAACCGCTGGTTCGCCCGGTATGGGCGGCTGACCGTGCTCTTCGGCCGGCTGGTCCCGGCCATTCGCACGCTGATCTCCATTCCCGCCGGCCTCGCCGCCATGCCCTTCGCCCCGTTCGTGGCCTGCACGGCCCTGGGCAGCTTCGTCTGGACCCTGTTCCTGACCGGCGCCGGCTACGTGCTCCACGAGGGCTACCACCTGGTCGAAGCCTGGGTGGATCCGGCCACGAAAGTCATCGTGGTGCTGCTGGTGGCGGTCTACCTCTATCGCTTCGTCACCTGGAAGCGTTCTGACGCCAGCTAG
- a CDS encoding prephenate/arogenate dehydrogenase family protein encodes MFEKLALIGIGLIGSSIARAARQHNLARTIAISTRSAQTLDEARALGLGDTYELDPAKAVEGADLVILCTPVGAYEAVTRAIAAALMPGAIVSDVGSVKAHVVKVMKPLLPASVHFIPGHPIAGTEHSGPSAGFPELFINRWCVLTPEAGTDPAAIEKLAGFWRAMGSNVEVMDPGHHDMVLAITSHIPHLIAYNIVGTVSDLEASTKSEVIKFSASGFRDFTRIAASDPVMWRDVFLTNRDAVLEMLGRFNEDLSSLQRAVRNGDGPALEALFTRTRAIRRSIINAGQETAAADFGRPHGTDTPAPAPAEAVQRDHGGGEDA; translated from the coding sequence ATGTTCGAAAAACTCGCCCTGATCGGCATCGGCCTCATCGGCTCCTCGATCGCCCGCGCCGCCCGCCAGCACAACCTGGCCAGGACCATCGCCATCTCGACCCGCAGCGCCCAGACGCTGGACGAAGCCCGGGCCCTGGGCCTGGGCGACACCTACGAGCTCGACCCCGCCAAGGCGGTGGAGGGCGCGGACCTGGTGATCCTCTGCACGCCCGTGGGCGCCTATGAGGCGGTGACGCGGGCCATCGCCGCCGCGCTCATGCCCGGGGCGATCGTCTCGGACGTCGGTTCGGTCAAGGCGCATGTGGTCAAGGTGATGAAGCCGCTGCTGCCCGCCAGCGTGCATTTCATCCCCGGCCACCCCATTGCCGGCACCGAGCATTCGGGCCCCTCGGCGGGCTTCCCCGAGCTCTTCATCAACCGCTGGTGCGTGCTGACCCCCGAGGCGGGGACCGATCCGGCGGCGATCGAGAAACTGGCCGGCTTCTGGCGCGCCATGGGCTCGAACGTGGAAGTGATGGACCCCGGCCACCACGACATGGTGCTGGCCATCACCAGCCACATTCCCCACCTGATCGCCTATAACATCGTGGGCACGGTCTCGGACCTGGAAGCCTCCACCAAGTCCGAGGTCATCAAGTTCTCCGCCTCCGGCTTCCGCGACTTCACCCGCATCGCCGCCAGCGACCCGGTGATGTGGCGCGACGTGTTCCTGACCAATCGCGATGCTGTGCTCGAAATGCTCGGGCGCTTCAACGAAGACCTCTCCTCGCTCCAGCGCGCCGTGCGCAATGGCGACGGGCCGGCGCTCGAGGCGCTCTTCACCCGCACCCGCGCCATCCGCCGCTCGATCATCAATGCCGGCCAGGAAACCGCCGCCGCCGATTTCGGGCGCCCGCACGGCACCGATACCCCCGCCCCCGCGCCCGCCGAGGCCGTGCAGCGCGACCATGGCGGTGGCGAGGACGCCTAG
- the hisC gene encoding histidinol-phosphate transaminase: MSAPDRPVPRPGLLTIAPYVPGRSQAAPGVEPVKLSANESPIGTSPMALAAYKAAVAEGLEIYPEGTSRHLRIALGEVYGLDPDRILCGNGSDDILHLLAQAFLGEGDEAVMSKYGFSVYPIITRAADATIVMAEEEDYTASVDAMLAAVTERTRMVFLANPNNPTGTYLPASELKRLHAGLRPDILFVLDSAYADFVTADDYTVGVDLVDNARNVVMVRTFSKIGLAAARVGWMYGPREIVELVNRIRGPFNLNRPAIFAAAAAARDAAFNQRLREYNADWRDWLSQSLNSNQMRVLPSQGNFILVLFPDAAQAAAAFQALYQQGLIVREVGESYGIPNGLRISIGPEDAMRRVVDILKEFGGRP, from the coding sequence ATGTCCGCACCCGACCGCCCCGTACCCCGTCCCGGCCTGCTGACCATTGCGCCCTACGTGCCCGGCCGCTCGCAGGCGGCGCCCGGCGTCGAGCCGGTCAAGCTCTCGGCCAACGAGAGCCCCATCGGCACCAGCCCCATGGCGCTTGCCGCCTATAAGGCGGCGGTCGCCGAGGGCCTCGAGATCTATCCGGAGGGCACCTCCAGACACCTGCGCATCGCGCTGGGCGAAGTCTATGGGCTCGATCCCGACCGCATCCTCTGCGGAAACGGTTCGGACGACATCCTGCACCTCCTCGCCCAGGCCTTCCTCGGGGAAGGCGACGAGGCGGTGATGAGCAAATACGGCTTTTCGGTCTACCCCATCATCACCAGGGCCGCCGACGCCACCATCGTGATGGCCGAGGAGGAGGACTACACCGCCAGCGTCGACGCCATGCTGGCGGCGGTGACCGAGCGCACCCGGATGGTGTTCCTGGCCAACCCCAACAACCCGACCGGCACCTACCTGCCGGCGAGCGAGTTGAAGCGCCTCCATGCCGGGCTGCGCCCCGATATCCTTTTCGTGCTCGACAGCGCCTATGCCGACTTCGTCACCGCCGACGACTATACGGTGGGCGTCGACCTGGTCGACAATGCCCGGAACGTGGTGATGGTGCGCACCTTCTCCAAGATCGGGCTCGCCGCCGCCCGCGTCGGCTGGATGTACGGCCCGCGCGAGATCGTCGAGCTGGTCAACCGCATCCGCGGCCCCTTCAACCTCAACCGGCCGGCCATCTTCGCGGCGGCGGCGGCGGCGCGCGACGCCGCGTTCAACCAGCGCCTGCGCGAATACAATGCCGACTGGCGCGACTGGCTCAGCCAGAGCCTCAACTCCAACCAGATGCGCGTGCTGCCCAGCCAGGGCAATTTCATCCTCGTGCTCTTCCCCGATGCCGCCCAGGCGGCGGCGGCCTTCCAGGCGCTCTACCAGCAGGGCCTGATCGTGCGCGAGGTCGGGGAAAGCTACGGCATTCCCAACGGGCTGCGCATCAGTATCGGCCCGGAAGACGCCATGCGCCGCGTCGTGGATATCTTGAAGGAATTCGGGGGACGCCCGTAA
- a CDS encoding class I SAM-dependent methyltransferase — protein sequence MAQDVQRLIDFYKSPLGRIARALVREQIMTLAGNIAGSRVLGLGFASPYLRFALEPAERVLAFMPARQGASSWPREGPSRTVLCDPLEMPLTDAAIDLTIAVHAFEHIADAEELMRELWRISAPNARLIVVVPRRRGMWAQRDNTPFGTGNPFSGPQLEKLLRDHSFTPEAWRDALFLPPFQSGIVLKSTRLFERSLRVFGPTFAGVTIVRARKEAFPAVPRRTRIERYIRVPDLAPQTIMEAPPRF from the coding sequence ATGGCCCAGGACGTCCAACGACTCATCGACTTCTACAAGTCCCCCCTCGGGCGCATAGCCCGGGCGCTTGTGCGCGAGCAGATCATGACGCTGGCCGGCAATATCGCCGGCTCGCGCGTGCTCGGCCTCGGCTTCGCCAGCCCCTACCTGCGCTTCGCGCTCGAACCCGCCGAGCGCGTGCTGGCCTTCATGCCGGCCCGGCAGGGCGCCTCCTCCTGGCCGCGCGAGGGCCCCTCGCGCACCGTGCTCTGCGATCCGCTCGAAATGCCGCTGACGGACGCCGCCATCGACCTCACTATCGCCGTCCACGCCTTCGAGCACATTGCCGATGCTGAGGAACTGATGCGCGAGCTCTGGCGCATCTCGGCCCCCAATGCGCGCCTCATCGTGGTGGTGCCGCGCCGGCGCGGCATGTGGGCGCAGCGCGACAACACGCCCTTCGGCACCGGCAATCCGTTCTCGGGCCCGCAGCTCGAAAAGCTGCTGCGCGACCATTCCTTCACCCCCGAGGCCTGGCGCGACGCCCTGTTCCTGCCCCCGTTCCAGTCGGGCATCGTGCTCAAGTCGACCCGGCTCTTCGAGCGCTCGCTGCGTGTCTTCGGCCCGACCTTTGCCGGGGTGACGATCGTGCGGGCCCGCAAGGAAGCCTTTCCCGCCGTGCCGCGCCGCACCCGCATCGAGCGCTATATCCGCGTGCCGGACCTGGCGCCGCAGACCATCATGGAAGCCCCGCCCAGGTTCTAG
- the gloB gene encoding hydroxyacylglutathione hydrolase yields the protein MTLIVDVFQARTDNYGYLAHDTQSGRTAAIDAPEVEAIKTALLHRGWMLSDILVTHHHRDHVEGIGALKAEFGVTVTGPRAEADKIEGLDVLVQPGETVMLGKTAFEVIFTPGHTLGHVCYFDRPGLHLFTGDALFSLGCGRMFEGTPEPMWEGLERLRVLPDDTLVYCGHEYSEANARFALSVDPDNLDLKLKAEQVRTLRQAGRFTVPTRLGDEKAANPFLRADMPALAAATNLVGAAPWQVFAALRKAKDEFKG from the coding sequence GTGACTTTGATCGTCGACGTCTTCCAGGCCCGCACCGACAATTACGGCTACCTTGCCCACGATACCCAGTCCGGCAGGACCGCCGCCATCGACGCCCCGGAAGTCGAAGCGATCAAGACGGCGCTGCTGCATCGCGGCTGGATGCTGTCCGATATCCTGGTCACCCATCACCACCGCGACCACGTGGAAGGCATCGGCGCGCTCAAGGCCGAGTTCGGCGTCACCGTCACGGGGCCGCGCGCCGAGGCCGACAAGATCGAGGGGCTCGACGTGCTGGTGCAGCCGGGCGAGACGGTCATGCTGGGCAAGACCGCGTTCGAGGTGATCTTCACGCCCGGCCATACGCTCGGGCACGTGTGCTATTTCGATCGGCCGGGCCTGCATCTTTTCACCGGGGACGCGCTGTTCTCGCTCGGATGCGGGCGCATGTTCGAAGGTACGCCCGAGCCGATGTGGGAGGGGCTGGAGCGCCTGCGGGTGCTGCCCGACGATACCCTGGTCTATTGCGGGCATGAATACAGCGAGGCCAATGCGCGCTTCGCGCTCTCGGTCGATCCGGACAATCTCGATCTCAAGCTCAAGGCCGAGCAGGTGCGCACCCTGCGCCAGGCCGGCCGCTTCACGGTCCCGACGCGGCTGGGCGACGAAAAGGCCGCCAACCCCTTCCTGCGCGCCGACATGCCGGCTCTCGCGGCAGCCACGAACCTGGTCGGCGCCGCTCCCTGGCAAGTCTTCGCCGCCCTGCGCAAAGCCAAGGACGAGTTCAAGGGCTAG